The following DNA comes from Leptolyngbyaceae cyanobacterium.
TAGGGCATACTGGAACCTTTGCGCTAGACGCAAGCAACGCTTGGGGAGATGAAACCTCTACTCTTGTTGGTGAAAACCTGCATGAGCAAGTTATGTCTTAGATCCAATAATCCCCGTGCGTTCACGCCGGGGAGTGTCAACTAAACCTCCGTAAAGACTGTCGTTGTCGCCTTCTCCATAAATATCGTCATTGCCGGAACCACCATATAATTGGTCATTACCCGTCCAACCTAACAAAATATCGTTTTCCGTACCGCCAAAAAGTCGATCGCTACCATCCCAACCGTCGATATAATCGCTACCTGCTTCTCCGTACAGGTCATCGCTACCCAGTCCACCAAATAAGTAGTCATTATCGCCACCCCCGTTTAGGTAGTCAGAACCGTTACTACCAATTAGTCGATCGTCTCCTGCTTCTCCGTATAGCCAAGCGCGATCGGCACTGCTAGCATCTAGGTAATCTTTGCCGTTTCCGCCATAAAGTACGTCTTGACCAGTTCCGCTAATTAAAGAATCAACTCCCTCTCTGCCTTCAATGCGATCGTTACCTCCATAGCCAACAATGGAGTCCCCTTCTATAGTGCCAATCAGGGTGTCGTTGGCAGCAGTTCCAAGAATTGTAGCCATATTTATTTCTCGATTAGATTTGAAATATCAGATTATAGCAACCAATACAAAAGAGCGTTATTCTTTCCCGAATAGATCTAAGTCGTTTTACATTTGTTAATCTTAGGAAATTCTGTTCTTATTTTAGATATATGCACGAAATATTACTTAGATAATTAATACTAACTATGAAAAAAATAATACTACAAATGTTTTATTTCACTTAATAAATTTCTTAAGCAAGCTTGGACTTACTCCTATAGGTTAGTTGTTTATTGTATCATTAGAAATGCTGCAATCAACCCACAGGCTAAAAGTGCTCGAAATTCAATTACCTCGCACCACCGTAACCCCCTTTCGGGAGAAAATCGGTTTTCCTTTGCATAAAAGCAAAATCAACATTTTACAGGTTAACCTTGGTAAAAGATGTAACCTTGCCTGTACTCACTGTCATGTAGAAGCTGGGCCAAAACGAACTGAAGAACTTTCTCCAGAAGTTTGCCAACAGCTAATTGAACTTATCAACAGATTTCCCCAAATTAAGATCGTCGATCTGACTGGTGGTGCGCCAGAAATGAATTATGGTTTCAGACCTTTGGTAGATGCAGCGAGGGAAGCTGGGAAACAAGTAATTGTGAGGTCTAATTTAACTATTTATTTTGAAAAAGGGTTTGAGGATATTCCTGAATATTGCGCGGAAAATCAACTGAGAGTTGTTGCTTCTCTACCTTGTTACCTGCAAGATAATGTGGATAAAATGCGGGGTAATGGCGTTTATGATGCTTCGATTTGCGCTATCCAGCGTTTAAATAAACTGGGGTATGGTACAGAACCTAATTTAATTCTCGATTTAGTATATAATCCGCAGCTTCCTAAAAGTGAAAAGTTTTCTCTGACCCCAGATCAGCATAAGCTAGAACTGGATTATAAGCAATTTTTGCAAGAACATTTTAATATTCATTTTAATAACTTGTTTACCATCACTAATTTACCTGTTGGTAGAACAAAGTTGTATTTACAACGGCAAAAGCTATATGCACCTTATTTACAGTTTTTGGCATCTAACTTTAATTCCAATACTATAGAAAATTTAATGTGTCGGGATGAACTTTCGATCGATT
Coding sequences within:
- a CDS encoding calcium-binding protein, which translates into the protein MATILGTAANDTLIGTIEGDSIVGYGGNDRIEGREGVDSLISGTGQDVLYGGNGKDYLDASSADRAWLYGEAGDDRLIGSNGSDYLNGGGDNDYLFGGLGSDDLYGEAGSDYIDGWDGSDRLFGGTENDILLGWTGNDQLYGGSGNDDIYGEGDNDSLYGGLVDTPRRERTGIIGSKT
- the arsS gene encoding arsenosugar biosynthesis radical SAM (seleno)protein ArsS (Some members of this family are selenoproteins.); amino-acid sequence: MLEIQLPRTTVTPFREKIGFPLHKSKINILQVNLGKRCNLACTHCHVEAGPKRTEELSPEVCQQLIELINRFPQIKIVDLTGGAPEMNYGFRPLVDAAREAGKQVIVRSNLTIYFEKGFEDIPEYCAENQLRVVASLPCYLQDNVDKMRGNGVYDASICAIQRLNKLGYGTEPNLILDLVYNPQLPKSEKFSLTPDQHKLELDYKQFLQEHFNIHFNNLFTITNLPVGRTKLYLQRQKLYAPYLQFLASNFNSNTIENLMCRDELSIDYLGNIYDCDFNQMENLPARTRNGEKLTVSKLLEAGSLDLIDEVQTAPYCYGCTSGCGSSCGGALV